A part of Biomphalaria glabrata chromosome 3, xgBioGlab47.1, whole genome shotgun sequence genomic DNA contains:
- the LOC129924926 gene encoding histone H1-delta-like yields MFAHGYINRGPRFSLTFCCFACTRTHALPVSFSSSLVNMADNDTAAAPAPAPVKTPKKKAAAKPKAPAAHPQYKAMIQAAIVALKERGGSSRQAILKYIAANYKVGDNPTAINARLKAALKAGVKAGTLKQSKGTGAAGSFRLGEKKAEKKPKAKKVAVKKPKSPKKAAAAKPKKAAGAKKAATKSPKKAAKKPAAPKKAKSPKKVAAAKPKKPKTPKKPAAAKPKVAKKPAAAKKPKATKKAAAPKA; encoded by the coding sequence ATGTTCGCGCACGGGTATATAAACCGGGGGCCTCGCTTCTCGCTGACATTCTGTTGTTTCGCTTGCACTCGTACACACGCTCTCCCAGTCTCGTTCTCTTCATCACTCGTCAATATGGCCGATAATGATACCGCCGCTGCTCCTGCACCCGCTCCAGTCAAGACTCCTAAGAAGAAAGCCGCTGCCAAGCCTAAGGCCCCAGCAGCACATCCTCAATACAAGGCTATGATTCAAGCCGCCATTGTAGCGCTGAAAGAACGCGGAGGATCTTCACGCCAGgccattttaaaatacattgctGCCAACTACAAAGTCGGTGACAACCCAACTGCCATTAACGCTCGTCTGAAGGCCGCTCTTAAAGCTGGTGTAAAGGCTGGAACCTTGAAACAATCTAAGGGTACTGGCGCTGCTGGTTCCTTCCGTCTTGGTGAGAAGAAAGCTGAAAAGAAACCCAAGGCCAAGAAAGTTGCAGTCAAGAAACCCAAATCTCCAAAGAAGGCTGCCGCTGCTAAGCCCAAGAAAGCTGCAGGTGCCAAGAAAGCTGCCACCAAGTCTCCCAAGAAGGCTGCCAAGAAGCCAGCTGCACCCAAAAAGGCCAAATCACCCAAGAAGGTAGCAGCTGCCAAACCAAAGAAGCCTAAGACTCCCAAGAAACCAGCTGCAGCTAAACCAAAGGTTGCCAAGAAACCAGCTGCTGCCAAAAAGCCTAAAGCCACAAAGAAAGCTGCAGCTCCCAAAGCATAA